In the Elizabethkingia bruuniana genome, GTTTTTGGAATCACACCCGAATGTAGTAACAGTGAAATATCCTTTCCTTAAATCACATCCTAGTCATGAAATTGCTAAAAAGCAAATGAGACTGGGCGGAAATATTATTGCTTTTGAAGTAAAAGGAGGACTGGAAAAAGGAAGAGCTTTTATGGATAATATAAAGCTATGCTCACTATCACCTAACTTAGGAGATACCAGAACTATTATTGTACACCCGGCATCTACAACACATAGCAAGCTTACAGAAGAAGAACGACTGGAAGTAGCTATTACTCCGGGATTAGTAAGATGTTCTGTAGGATTGGAAAATGTAAATGATATTATTGCGGACCTAAAACAAGCTTTAGAAGCTATAGGTTAGGTTGTTGGTTTTTGGTTGCCAGTTTTTAGTAACACACTTTTTAATACATATATCATGAAAAAAGAATACACTGAATTAGAAGTCTGGCAGGAAAGCCGAAAACTAACAAATATAGCTTACGGATTAGTGCAGAAGTATCCAAAAGATGAATTGTTTGGAATAACAAGTCAGATACGAAGAAGTGCAGTTTCAGTGCCTGCTAATATTGCCGAAGGCTGCGGAAGACGAACAGCTAATGATACTATACAATTTTTACATATTGCAAGAGGCTCACTTTATGAACTTGAAACGCAGTTTTACATATCATACGATCAGAATTATATTTCGGAAGATGAGTTAACTGTTGTACTGGGGAAAACTCTGATATGTAAAAAACTGTTGAACGGTTTTATTAATTATTACAAGAACCTATAAAATGAAAAACCAAGATATAATACCAACAACCGATAACCAGAGACTGGCAACTCTCTATGATATTATTAACGAGCGAATCCTTATTCTGGATGGTGCTATGGGGACAATGCTACAGCGACACAAATTTGAAGAAGAAGACTTCAGAGGAGATCGCTTCAAAGACTGGCCAAGTCCTTTAAAAGGGAATAATGATTTGCTTTCTTTAACACAGCCACAAGCTATTGAAGATGTACACAGACAATATTTTGAAGCTGGGGCAGATATCATCGAGACCAATACATTCTCCGGAACTACAATTGCAATGGCAGATTACGGGATGGAAGAGCTGGTAACAGAGCTTAACTATGAATCAGCAAGAATTGCCAGAAAAGTTGCAGATGAGTATACCGCAAAAACACCGGATAAACCTCGATTTGTCGCAGGAGCTATAGGGCCTACTAATAAAACAGCAAGTCTTTCTCCGGATGTGAATGATCCAGGATATCGTGCTATTACCTTTGACGAACTTAAAGAGGCTTACAAACAACAGGCTAAAGCTTTATTGGATGGAGGTTCTGATATCTTATTGGTAGAAACTATATTCGATACTCTGAATGCTAAAGCGGCACTTTTTGCTATTGATGAGATTCAGGATGAAAGAAATATTCGTGTACCAATTATGGTAAGTGGGACAATTACAGATGCCTCGGGAAGAACCCTTTCAGGGCAAACTGCCGAAGCTTTCCTTATTTCTGTTTCGCATCTTAATTTACTAAGTGTTGGTTTCAACTGTGCTTTAGGTGCTCAGCAGCTAACACCTTATCTGGAAGTATTGTCACATAATACGGATTTTGCAGTTTCTGCTTATCCAAATGCAGGTTTACCAAATGCATTCGGGCAATATGATGAAACGCCGGAAGATATGGCAGAACAGATTAAAGAGTTTGTTGACAAAGGGCTAATCAACATTATCGGTGGATGTTGCGGAACAACACCGGAGCATATTAAAGCCATTGCAGATTTGGCTAAAAACTATAAACCTAGAGTAACATCGGTTAAAGCTTAAGGTAGATTTTATAAATAATAATTATTAATTTAAAGTATAGTAGCATAGATAGTTAGAGGGTAGATCCGAGTTTTCATTTTTTGTAAATTTGTTAGAACATCACAAATAATTACATATGAAACATCCGGCTTATCCTAAGAATACTGATGAGATACATTTATTCAACGAACTGAGAAAACGAGTGAACCAGAGAATAGAGGAAATACCGGAAAATCGGGATAGGTACATCCAGGTTAAAGCCATTCTTCTGCCAATTGTATATTTTGGCAGTTATTTCCTTGCAATCTTTAACGGGGATAAACCATGGCTTTATATAGCATGCTATATTGCAATGGGGCTCACTCTGGTTTTAATTTACCTGAATCTTATTCATGAAGCAGCTCATAGCAATATTTATAAAACTAAGAAATTTAACAAGTGGATTCTGAATTTATTCGATTTTATTGGTGCGAATAGCTATATATGGCAGAAAAGACATATTGTAAGTCATCATGCTTTTCCTAATGTAGATGGTTGGGATACTGATGTAGAACAGAGCGGACCAATAAAAATTTTTCCGCATGTAGAGGCAAAAGGTATTCAGAAATACCAGGATAAGTATTTTATTTTTGCTTATCCGTTTTATCTGTTCAACTGGATGTTAGTTAGGGATTTCAGAGACTTTTTCGACAAAAAAAGAGTTATTTATAAAGCTCATGGTGAAGCCCCTAAAAGAGAAAAAGTAAAACTGATTCTTTACAAATTATTTTACCTTTTTTATCAGATAGCGATTCCTGTTTTATTTCTGAAAGTATCTTTCGGATTGGCATTTGGCGCTTGGATTTTGGAAATACTGGTAGCCAGCATTTTTGCATTATTTGTGTTGTTGCCGTTGCACCCGCTGCCGGATAACGAGTTTCCGGTTCCGGATGAACATAATAATCTGCCATTTAGCTGGCTGAGACATCAGTTGGAGGTAACAAATGATTTAAGCAATAACAATTGGTTTATCCGTCATGTATTGGGGAATTTTAATTTCCATGTGGCGCACCATTTATTTCCTAACTACAGCTATGTATACTATAATGAAATTACAGAAGAAATAGAAAATTTTGCTCACGAGAATGGTTTTGTTTACAAAAGATTTCCGTTACTCACAGCATTGAGCAAACATTATCAATTATTAAAATATAATGCGAATAACGTTCCTCTGAAGCATGTCTTCGAGGAGCTGGATTCCTAATTAAGAATGGGAAATGTCTGTAAAAAGCATTCCATTCGATAAAAATACTGCAGAGCGGTAAATTAAAAGTAGACGAATGAAATATCTAAAGCTATCAGGGCTTGAGCCATTGGTGATTACACCGGAAAGTAACTTTATAAACGTAGGGGAAAGGACGAACGTTGCCGGATCTAAAAAATTTCTGAGATTAATCAAAGAAGAAAAATATGCTGAGGCTTTAGATATTGCCCGCCATCAGGTAGAAGGAGGGGCACAGGTTCTGGATGTTAATATGGACGATGGTCTTCTGGATGGTAAATATGCTATGGTGAAGTTCCTGAATCTTATTGCCTCCGAACCGGATATTGCGAGGATTCCTATTATGGTAGACAGCTCTAAATGGGAAATTCTGGAAGCCGGCTTACAGGTTGTTCAGGGAAAACCGGTGGTGAACTCAATCAGCTTGAAGGAAGGTGAAGCCAATTTCATCGATCAGGCAAA is a window encoding:
- a CDS encoding four helix bundle protein; translated protein: MKKEYTELEVWQESRKLTNIAYGLVQKYPKDELFGITSQIRRSAVSVPANIAEGCGRRTANDTIQFLHIARGSLYELETQFYISYDQNYISEDELTVVLGKTLICKKLLNGFINYYKNL
- a CDS encoding homocysteine S-methyltransferase family protein, producing the protein MKNQDIIPTTDNQRLATLYDIINERILILDGAMGTMLQRHKFEEEDFRGDRFKDWPSPLKGNNDLLSLTQPQAIEDVHRQYFEAGADIIETNTFSGTTIAMADYGMEELVTELNYESARIARKVADEYTAKTPDKPRFVAGAIGPTNKTASLSPDVNDPGYRAITFDELKEAYKQQAKALLDGGSDILLVETIFDTLNAKAALFAIDEIQDERNIRVPIMVSGTITDASGRTLSGQTAEAFLISVSHLNLLSVGFNCALGAQQLTPYLEVLSHNTDFAVSAYPNAGLPNAFGQYDETPEDMAEQIKEFVDKGLINIIGGCCGTTPEHIKAIADLAKNYKPRVTSVKA
- a CDS encoding fatty acid desaturase family protein; the protein is MKHPAYPKNTDEIHLFNELRKRVNQRIEEIPENRDRYIQVKAILLPIVYFGSYFLAIFNGDKPWLYIACYIAMGLTLVLIYLNLIHEAAHSNIYKTKKFNKWILNLFDFIGANSYIWQKRHIVSHHAFPNVDGWDTDVEQSGPIKIFPHVEAKGIQKYQDKYFIFAYPFYLFNWMLVRDFRDFFDKKRVIYKAHGEAPKREKVKLILYKLFYLFYQIAIPVLFLKVSFGLAFGAWILEILVASIFALFVLLPLHPLPDNEFPVPDEHNNLPFSWLRHQLEVTNDLSNNNWFIRHVLGNFNFHVAHHLFPNYSYVYYNEITEEIENFAHENGFVYKRFPLLTALSKHYQLLKYNANNVPLKHVFEELDS